Proteins co-encoded in one Arthrobacter sp. ERGS1:01 genomic window:
- a CDS encoding ATP-dependent DNA helicase UvrD2, which yields MSFDPRQLGLPVMDERTAEERILAGLDDEQRAVATTLAGPLCVLAGAGTGKTRAITHRIAYGVHTGVYNPNRLLAVTFTARAAAEMRTRLRDLGVGTVQARTFHAAALRQLQYFWPHAIGGQLPGLLEHKAQIIGEAARRLRLPTDRAAIRDLAAEIEWAKVSMLTPETYLTKAEDRGEPGGLDKVAVGRLFQAYEDVKADRNLIDFEDVLLITVGILAEDPRVAATVRDQYRHFVVDEYQDVSPLQQRLLDLWLGGRDELCVVGDASQTIYSFTGATPRHLLDFPARYPDANVVKLVRDYRSTPQVVGLANTLLNSRRSGGLTADALWSQPLHLVAQRPNGPVPEFLECSDDEAEAAAVAARIKILIEHGTQASEIAVLFRTNGQSEAYEQALTAAGVGYQLRGGERFFARKEVRDAILQMRAASRAAEDEPLGQLVRDILGNLGYQAEAPKTGGAVRERWESLAALVALADELVVSRSTPEHAFSLADLVAELQERASAQHAPTVQGVTLASLHSAKGLEWDAVFLVGMSEGLMPISFADTAEGVDEERRLLYVGITRAREFLNFSWSTARTPGGRANRRPSRFLDGLRPSSVGGAPTGPRQPAARKSRKAAAPSVCRVCGKMLSTGAERKIGRCSTCPPGYDEAVFEDLRAWRLKIATAADIPAFVVFTDATLMAIAEAAPQDLDELSALPGVGPSKLERYGEDVLEIVASA from the coding sequence ATGAGCTTCGATCCACGCCAGCTGGGCCTGCCCGTCATGGACGAGCGCACGGCCGAGGAACGCATCCTGGCCGGCCTCGACGACGAACAACGCGCCGTGGCCACCACGCTGGCGGGGCCCCTGTGTGTCCTGGCCGGCGCCGGCACCGGCAAGACGCGTGCCATCACGCACAGGATCGCCTACGGCGTGCACACGGGCGTCTACAACCCGAACCGCCTGCTGGCCGTCACGTTCACGGCCCGGGCCGCCGCGGAAATGCGCACCCGCCTGCGCGACCTCGGCGTCGGCACCGTCCAGGCCCGCACCTTCCACGCCGCGGCGCTGCGCCAGCTGCAATACTTCTGGCCGCACGCGATCGGCGGCCAGCTGCCCGGACTCCTTGAACACAAGGCGCAGATCATCGGTGAGGCCGCGCGCAGGCTGCGCCTGCCCACCGACCGGGCCGCGATCCGGGACTTGGCCGCGGAGATCGAGTGGGCCAAGGTGTCCATGCTGACCCCGGAAACATACCTGACGAAGGCGGAGGACCGCGGCGAACCCGGCGGGCTGGACAAGGTCGCCGTGGGGCGGCTGTTCCAGGCGTACGAGGACGTGAAGGCGGACCGGAACCTCATCGACTTCGAGGACGTACTGCTCATCACGGTCGGCATCCTGGCCGAGGATCCGCGCGTTGCGGCCACCGTGCGGGACCAGTACCGGCATTTCGTGGTGGACGAGTACCAGGACGTTTCCCCGCTGCAGCAACGCCTGCTTGACCTGTGGCTGGGCGGCCGGGACGAGCTCTGCGTGGTGGGCGACGCCAGCCAGACCATCTACTCCTTCACCGGCGCCACCCCGCGGCACCTGCTGGACTTCCCGGCACGCTATCCGGACGCCAACGTTGTGAAACTTGTCCGCGACTACCGCTCCACCCCGCAGGTGGTGGGCCTGGCCAACACCCTGCTGAACAGCAGGCGCAGCGGCGGGCTGACAGCCGACGCCCTGTGGTCCCAACCCCTGCACTTGGTGGCGCAACGGCCCAACGGCCCCGTCCCGGAATTCCTGGAATGCAGCGACGACGAGGCCGAGGCCGCCGCCGTCGCCGCGCGCATCAAGATCCTGATCGAGCACGGCACCCAGGCCAGCGAGATCGCCGTGTTGTTTAGGACCAACGGCCAATCCGAAGCCTACGAACAAGCCCTGACGGCGGCCGGCGTCGGCTACCAATTGCGCGGCGGGGAGCGGTTCTTTGCCCGCAAGGAAGTCCGCGACGCGATCCTGCAGATGCGGGCCGCCTCCCGGGCCGCCGAGGACGAACCCCTGGGCCAGCTGGTTCGGGACATCCTGGGCAACCTTGGCTACCAGGCCGAGGCACCCAAGACCGGAGGCGCCGTGCGCGAACGCTGGGAGTCGCTGGCCGCGCTCGTGGCATTGGCGGATGAGCTGGTGGTTTCGCGCAGCACCCCCGAACACGCGTTTTCGTTGGCCGATCTGGTGGCGGAGCTGCAGGAGCGCGCCTCGGCCCAGCATGCGCCCACGGTGCAGGGCGTCACCCTGGCGTCGCTGCACTCGGCCAAGGGCCTGGAGTGGGACGCCGTTTTCCTGGTGGGCATGAGCGAGGGCCTGATGCCCATCTCCTTTGCCGACACGGCGGAGGGCGTCGATGAGGAACGCCGGCTGCTCTATGTGGGCATCACCCGTGCCCGCGAGTTCCTGAACTTTTCCTGGTCCACGGCGCGCACTCCCGGCGGCCGGGCCAACCGCAGGCCCTCACGTTTCCTGGACGGACTGCGTCCCAGCTCGGTGGGCGGGGCCCCGACCGGCCCGCGGCAGCCGGCCGCGCGCAAGTCGCGGAAGGCGGCCGCGCCGTCGGTCTGCCGGGTGTGCGGGAAGATGCTCAGTACGGGGGCCGAACGCAAGATCGGCCGCTGTTCCACGTGCCCGCCCGGCTACGACGAGGCGGTCTTTGAGGACTTGCGGGCCTGGCGGCTGAAGATTGCCACCGCCGCGGACATCCCGGCGTTCGTGGTGTTCACGGATGCCACGCTCATGGCCATCGCCGAAGCCGCGCCCCAGGACCTGGACGAGTTGTCCGCCCTGCCCGGGGTGGGCCCGTCAAAGCTGGAGCGCTACGGTGAGGACGTCCTGGAGATCGTTGCCAGCGCCTGA
- the nudC gene encoding NAD(+) diphosphatase: MIQALPSLEAVLDRDCEQRVEPGYLEAVQARPGHRVLLFQAGKAPVHGNALAFLDPAGVAGGLPADTLTIYLGKTVDGSHPTLPDGTDLVLKVLADDAGAPALLPEGAEFLGYRDAAGLLSAADAAIFIQAQAVANWHNSHPRCPRCGAATESEWAGWMRRCTVDGSEHFPRTDPAVIVAIVGADEKILLASNFAWPANRYSTVAGFVEAGESAEQAAVREIAEEVGVKLHAVEYLGSQAWPFPRSLMLGFLAHTADTVPVPDGVEVREARWFSREELQSAVLSGDAGIPGRLSIARELIEHWYGGPISEPGDAAATVAGVRA, encoded by the coding sequence ATGATCCAAGCCTTGCCCTCCCTCGAAGCCGTGCTCGATCGCGACTGTGAACAACGTGTCGAACCCGGCTACCTGGAAGCGGTGCAGGCCCGGCCCGGCCATCGTGTCCTGCTTTTTCAGGCCGGCAAGGCCCCCGTCCACGGCAATGCCCTGGCATTCCTTGACCCCGCCGGGGTTGCCGGAGGACTGCCGGCGGACACCCTGACCATCTACCTTGGCAAAACCGTGGACGGCAGCCATCCCACACTGCCCGACGGCACCGACCTGGTGCTGAAGGTGTTGGCGGACGACGCCGGTGCGCCGGCTTTGTTGCCCGAGGGCGCCGAATTCCTGGGGTACCGGGACGCGGCGGGCCTGCTGTCCGCTGCCGACGCCGCCATATTCATCCAGGCCCAAGCCGTGGCGAACTGGCACAACAGCCATCCCCGGTGCCCGCGGTGCGGTGCCGCCACCGAATCCGAGTGGGCCGGCTGGATGCGCCGCTGCACGGTGGACGGCTCCGAGCACTTCCCCCGCACCGACCCCGCCGTGATTGTTGCCATCGTTGGCGCGGATGAAAAGATCCTGCTCGCCAGCAACTTCGCCTGGCCGGCCAACCGCTACTCCACCGTGGCGGGATTCGTCGAAGCCGGTGAAAGCGCCGAACAGGCCGCCGTGCGCGAGATCGCCGAGGAAGTCGGCGTCAAGCTGCACGCCGTCGAATACCTTGGCTCGCAGGCCTGGCCGTTCCCGCGGTCGCTCATGCTCGGCTTCCTCGCCCACACGGCCGATACAGTCCCCGTGCCCGACGGCGTCGAGGTCAGGGAGGCCCGCTGGTTCAGCCGGGAGGAACTGCAGTCCGCCGTCCTCAGCGGGGATGCCGGCATCCCCGGGCGGCTTTCGATTGCCCGGGAGCTCATTGAACATTGGTACGGCGGGCCCATCAGTGAGCCCGGCGACGCAGCAGCCACCGTGGCCGGGGTCCGGGCATGA
- a CDS encoding zinc-dependent metalloprotease codes for MSSTPANNDDDTPKDPLSEMLANLMGGQGIEGFDPAELAKAAGLPSDPNALAQMFAQVQAMMNNSSDTPVNWDMARDAARKAAAGDDPSVSAVQSREVDEALRLAEMWLDPFTELAATGIIGRAWSRAEWVEETLGTWQRLTEPVANSIAFAISGAMNEQLPEEMKSMMGGAASMMQNIGGALFGLQLGAAVGALAKEVVGSTDIGIPLADLQMALLPANVKAFGEGLEVPEQEIRLFLALREAAHARLFVQVPWLRGHLLGTIESYARGIHIDMSRIEDLAHNLDPANPEAMQAALSEGVFMPARTPEQDAALAKLETALALVEGWVDEVTFEAAANLPSAAAIRETIRRRRATGGPAEHAFGSLVGLELRPRRLREASALWASLKEQRGIAGRDAIWAHPDLLPTSADLDDAAGFGARRDASEASESDVDAALAKLLDGGFDDVPPAEGPDSGEAGGSEEPGTSGEGTGTDK; via the coding sequence ATGTCTTCCACACCAGCCAACAACGACGACGACACCCCGAAGGACCCGCTGTCCGAAATGCTGGCGAACCTGATGGGCGGCCAGGGCATCGAGGGTTTTGACCCTGCGGAACTGGCCAAGGCTGCCGGGCTGCCGTCCGATCCCAACGCGCTCGCGCAGATGTTCGCCCAGGTCCAGGCCATGATGAACAACTCCTCCGACACCCCCGTGAACTGGGACATGGCGCGCGACGCCGCCCGGAAGGCCGCGGCCGGGGACGACCCGTCAGTCTCCGCCGTGCAGTCCCGCGAAGTGGACGAGGCCCTGCGCCTTGCCGAGATGTGGCTGGACCCCTTCACCGAGCTCGCCGCCACCGGCATCATTGGCCGGGCATGGTCGCGGGCCGAGTGGGTCGAGGAAACCCTGGGCACCTGGCAGCGGCTGACCGAACCGGTGGCCAACAGCATCGCCTTCGCCATCTCCGGGGCCATGAACGAACAGCTCCCCGAAGAGATGAAGTCCATGATGGGCGGCGCCGCCTCCATGATGCAAAACATTGGCGGGGCCCTGTTTGGCCTGCAGCTTGGTGCCGCCGTGGGCGCCCTGGCCAAGGAAGTGGTGGGCTCCACGGACATTGGCATCCCGCTGGCCGACCTGCAAATGGCACTGCTGCCGGCCAACGTCAAGGCCTTCGGCGAGGGCCTGGAAGTTCCCGAGCAGGAAATCCGGCTGTTCCTGGCCCTGCGCGAGGCCGCCCACGCCCGCTTGTTCGTGCAGGTCCCCTGGCTCCGCGGACACCTGCTGGGCACCATCGAGTCCTACGCCCGCGGCATCCACATCGACATGTCCCGGATCGAGGACCTGGCGCACAACCTGGACCCGGCCAATCCCGAGGCCATGCAGGCCGCCCTGTCCGAAGGCGTCTTCATGCCGGCCCGCACGCCCGAACAGGACGCCGCGCTGGCCAAGCTGGAGACGGCGCTGGCCCTCGTGGAGGGCTGGGTGGACGAGGTCACGTTCGAGGCCGCAGCAAACCTGCCCTCCGCTGCCGCCATCCGCGAAACCATCCGCCGCCGCCGCGCCACGGGCGGTCCCGCCGAGCACGCCTTCGGCTCCCTGGTGGGCCTGGAACTGCGCCCGCGCCGACTCCGCGAGGCCTCCGCGCTGTGGGCTTCTTTGAAGGAGCAGCGCGGCATTGCCGGGCGCGACGCCATCTGGGCGCACCCGGACCTGCTGCCCACCTCCGCCGACCTTGACGACGCTGCGGGCTTCGGCGCCCGTCGCGACGCCTCCGAGGCATCCGAGTCCGACGTCGACGCCGCGCTGGCCAAGCTGCTCGACGGCGGCTTCGACGACGTTCCCCCGGCCGAGGGACCCGACTCCGGCGAGGCCGGCGGTTCCGAGGAGCCGGGTACTTCCGGCGAGGGCACCGGCACGGACAAGTAA
- a CDS encoding UPF0182 family membrane protein: MRPRRRGALLPTIIVVAVLVVALVIFAGVYTDLLWFSQLGYSEVFWREKLAKLLIFLAGFLIMSVSVYFSIRTAYRARPIYAPDSARDENLNRYQIQLEPIRRVVMIGIPVVFGLFAGTAAMAQWEKVLLFLYRVPFGQTDPQFGLDISFYTNTLPFLGFVIGLLISVTVIAFIAGLLTHYLYGAVRLTERGLFTSRNAQVHMAILAAAFLLLLGLNFWLDRYTTLQNNGGYRAGAMFTDVHAVIPTKAILAVAAIIVAILFIVAAFIGRWKLPLIGTGMLVITAIVAGGIYPWAIQGLQVKPSQGSVEAPYIARNIDMTRQAYGLSDMEVTPYNATTTATAGALRKDADTAANIRILDPNLVSSTFAQLQQYRPYYEFPKTLNVDRYTIDGKVQDTVIAVRELNPQGINPGQQTWYNQHLVYTHGYGVVAAYGNTVSADGKPVFMQSGVPSTGVLGTDTSYQPRIYFGQSLTDYSIVGAPEGAAHVELDRPQGTGTTASDSSATDTGESMTTFTGNGGPSIGNWFNRLMYAMKFQSSDLLLTNGVNDKSQILYDRTPEQRVAQVAPYLTIDGNPYPAVVDGRVKWIVDGYTTSQYYPYSQQQQLQEATTDSLTNQNGTGALPNTSVNYIRNSVKATVDAYDGSVQLYAWDTQDPILKSWEKVFPTTIKPYSDMSADLMAHVRYPEDLFKVQRELLGQYHVTNPSDFYNNTYAWSVPDDPTTAAKDKQPPYYLSLKMPGADKTAFSLTTDFIPQEVAGTESRNVLYGFMAANGDAGSVKGVKSPDYGKLQLLQLPPDTQVPGPGQVQNTFQSDPSVSEQLNLLKLGQSDIKNGNLLTLPMGGGLLYVQPVYVQSTGSTSYPTLQRVLVAFGNKIGYAATLNQALDQLFQGDSGAAAGDANVVKEPNAAGSSNGNSAGDTNPALAKALNDANTALQNGTAALAKGDFAAYGVAQKALKAAIDAAIAAEGATPSATATPSATAKPSATPTPSPKP, from the coding sequence GTGAGACCCAGGCGCCGCGGCGCGCTGCTGCCAACCATCATCGTGGTGGCGGTACTGGTGGTGGCCCTGGTGATCTTCGCCGGCGTCTACACGGACCTGCTGTGGTTTAGCCAGCTTGGCTATTCGGAGGTGTTCTGGCGCGAAAAGCTCGCCAAGCTGCTGATCTTCCTTGCCGGCTTCCTCATCATGTCCGTCAGCGTGTACTTCTCGATCCGCACGGCGTACCGGGCCCGGCCCATCTACGCCCCCGACAGTGCTCGGGACGAGAACCTCAACCGCTACCAGATCCAGCTCGAACCGATCCGCCGCGTGGTGATGATCGGCATTCCTGTGGTGTTTGGCCTGTTTGCCGGCACCGCGGCCATGGCCCAGTGGGAGAAGGTGCTGCTGTTCCTGTACCGGGTGCCGTTCGGCCAGACGGATCCCCAGTTCGGCCTGGACATCAGCTTCTACACCAACACCCTGCCGTTCCTCGGATTCGTGATCGGGCTGCTGATCAGCGTCACCGTCATCGCCTTCATTGCCGGCCTGCTGACCCACTACCTGTACGGTGCGGTCCGGCTGACCGAGCGCGGCCTGTTCACCTCCCGCAATGCCCAGGTCCACATGGCCATCCTCGCAGCCGCGTTCCTGCTGCTGCTGGGCCTGAACTTCTGGCTTGACCGCTACACCACGCTGCAGAACAACGGCGGCTACCGTGCCGGCGCCATGTTCACGGACGTGCACGCCGTCATTCCCACCAAGGCCATCCTGGCCGTGGCCGCCATCATCGTGGCCATCCTGTTCATCGTGGCCGCCTTCATCGGCCGCTGGAAACTGCCGCTGATCGGCACCGGCATGCTGGTCATCACGGCCATCGTGGCCGGCGGCATCTACCCCTGGGCCATCCAGGGCCTGCAGGTCAAGCCCTCCCAGGGTTCGGTCGAGGCGCCCTACATTGCCCGCAACATCGACATGACCCGGCAGGCGTACGGCCTCTCCGACATGGAGGTCACCCCTTACAACGCGACGACGACGGCGACCGCCGGCGCCCTGCGAAAGGACGCCGACACCGCCGCGAACATCCGCATCCTGGACCCCAACCTGGTCTCTTCCACGTTCGCCCAGCTGCAGCAGTACCGTCCGTACTACGAGTTCCCGAAGACGCTCAATGTCGACAGGTACACGATTGACGGCAAGGTCCAGGACACCGTTATTGCGGTGCGTGAACTGAACCCGCAGGGCATCAACCCTGGCCAGCAGACCTGGTACAACCAGCACCTGGTGTACACGCACGGCTACGGCGTCGTCGCCGCCTACGGCAACACCGTTTCGGCGGACGGCAAGCCCGTGTTCATGCAGTCCGGCGTTCCCTCCACCGGCGTCCTGGGCACCGACACCAGCTACCAGCCGCGCATCTACTTCGGCCAGTCCCTGACCGACTACTCGATCGTGGGCGCCCCGGAAGGTGCCGCGCACGTTGAACTTGACCGCCCGCAGGGCACCGGCACCACGGCATCCGACAGCTCCGCCACCGACACCGGCGAGTCCATGACCACCTTCACCGGCAACGGCGGCCCGAGCATCGGCAACTGGTTCAACCGGCTCATGTACGCCATGAAGTTCCAGTCCTCGGACCTGCTCCTGACCAACGGCGTCAACGACAAGTCCCAAATCCTCTACGACCGCACCCCCGAGCAGCGGGTGGCCCAGGTGGCGCCGTACCTGACGATCGACGGCAACCCGTACCCCGCCGTCGTCGACGGCCGGGTCAAGTGGATCGTGGACGGCTACACCACCAGCCAGTACTACCCGTATTCCCAGCAGCAGCAGCTGCAGGAAGCCACTACGGACTCGCTGACGAACCAGAACGGGACCGGCGCGCTGCCCAACACCTCCGTGAACTACATCCGCAACTCGGTCAAGGCCACGGTGGATGCCTACGACGGCTCCGTGCAGCTGTACGCCTGGGACACCCAGGATCCGATCCTGAAGTCCTGGGAGAAGGTCTTCCCCACCACGATCAAGCCGTATTCGGACATGTCGGCCGACCTGATGGCGCATGTGCGCTACCCGGAGGACCTGTTCAAGGTCCAGCGTGAACTTTTGGGCCAGTACCACGTGACCAACCCCAGCGACTTCTACAACAACACGTACGCGTGGAGCGTGCCGGATGACCCCACCACCGCGGCCAAGGACAAGCAGCCGCCGTACTACCTCTCGCTGAAGATGCCGGGGGCGGACAAGACGGCGTTCTCGCTCACCACCGACTTCATCCCGCAGGAGGTGGCCGGCACCGAGTCCCGCAACGTGCTGTACGGCTTCATGGCCGCCAACGGCGACGCCGGCAGCGTCAAGGGCGTCAAGAGTCCCGACTACGGCAAGCTGCAACTGCTGCAGCTGCCACCGGACACGCAGGTGCCCGGCCCAGGCCAGGTGCAAAACACGTTCCAATCGGATCCGTCCGTCTCGGAGCAGTTGAACCTGCTCAAGCTCGGCCAGTCCGACATCAAGAACGGCAACCTGCTCACCCTGCCCATGGGTGGCGGCCTGCTGTACGTCCAGCCGGTCTACGTCCAATCGACAGGTTCGACGTCGTACCCGACCCTGCAGCGCGTCCTTGTCGCGTTCGGCAACAAGATCGGTTACGCGGCCACGCTGAACCAGGCCCTGGACCAGTTGTTCCAGGGTGATTCGGGCGCCGCCGCCGGTGACGCCAACGTGGTCAAGGAACCAAACGCCGCGGGCAGCTCCAACGGCAACAGCGCAGGGGACACCAACCCGGCCCTGGCCAAGGCCCTCAACGACGCCAACACGGCGCTGCAGAACGGCACTGCCGCCCTGGCCAAGGGTGACTTTGCCGCCTACGGTGTGGCCCAGAAGGCGCTGAAGGCCGCCATCGACGCCGCCATCGCGGCCGAGGGTGCCACGCCCAGTGCCACCGCCACGCCGAGCGCCACGGCAAAGCCGAGCGCGACGCCCACGCCGAGCCCCAAGCCCTGA
- a CDS encoding TOMM precursor leader peptide-binding protein has translation MTRINPGLRMVRRDAQSVQIGVGPGGTVIDGLQPRDLAFVQALRDGIADAEVFAKAAALGLTEQRAQEVCISLAGLLFGDAELASRGFRAERLLPERSALLGLHQGSCKDSMARRERGVVHVVGLGRTGAALALVLAGAGVGTILLEDDRPVTAVDVGPGGFKLADIGLLRSVAVRRHALSVDPSCHAHVLHEGGTGGPDSRCLDLAIVVAHDAVSAGTAARFMSSDRPHLLVLVREQDGTVGPLVLPGETACAECVERHRSRHDPQWREVCEQLAEGGGPADDHRPRAELLESAALATSLAGTAAAQALLFLDGVNQPCTWSSVMTFHPDNGRWTQEEFRAHPECGCQLQRQALATISRTSSP, from the coding sequence ATGACCCGTATCAATCCGGGACTGCGCATGGTTCGGCGCGACGCCCAGAGCGTCCAGATCGGTGTGGGTCCGGGCGGGACCGTCATCGACGGACTCCAACCCCGCGACCTTGCCTTTGTCCAGGCCCTGCGGGACGGCATCGCCGATGCCGAGGTATTTGCCAAGGCGGCTGCCCTGGGGCTGACGGAGCAACGGGCCCAGGAGGTGTGCATCAGCCTCGCGGGCCTGCTCTTCGGCGATGCCGAACTGGCCAGCCGGGGATTCCGGGCCGAACGGCTGCTGCCCGAAAGATCGGCCCTCCTTGGCCTGCACCAGGGCTCCTGCAAGGACTCCATGGCCCGCCGGGAACGCGGCGTCGTCCATGTCGTGGGGCTGGGCCGCACGGGTGCGGCCCTGGCGCTGGTGCTTGCCGGGGCGGGCGTGGGAACCATCCTGCTCGAGGATGACAGGCCGGTGACCGCGGTCGACGTGGGGCCGGGCGGGTTCAAGTTGGCCGACATCGGCCTGTTGAGATCCGTGGCCGTGCGCCGCCATGCCTTATCAGTGGACCCCAGCTGCCACGCCCATGTGCTTCATGAGGGCGGCACGGGAGGCCCCGATTCGCGCTGCCTGGACCTGGCCATCGTGGTGGCGCACGACGCCGTCTCGGCCGGCACCGCGGCCCGGTTCATGAGCTCGGACCGGCCCCACCTGTTGGTGCTGGTGCGGGAGCAGGACGGGACGGTGGGGCCGCTGGTGCTGCCGGGCGAGACGGCGTGCGCGGAATGCGTCGAACGGCACCGCAGCCGCCACGACCCCCAGTGGCGGGAGGTGTGCGAGCAGCTGGCGGAAGGCGGCGGCCCGGCCGATGACCACAGGCCCCGTGCCGAACTACTGGAAAGCGCCGCCCTCGCCACGTCCCTGGCCGGGACAGCCGCCGCCCAGGCGCTTTTGTTCCTGGACGGCGTCAACCAGCCCTGCACCTGGTCCTCGGTCATGACGTTCCATCCGGACAACGGCCGGTGGACGCAGGAGGAATTTAGAGCTCACCCGGAGTGCGGCTGCCAACTGCAGCGTCAGGCGCTGGCAACGATCTCCAGGACGTCCTCACCGTAG
- a CDS encoding M48 metallopeptidase family protein, whose protein sequence is MAAQRDPARRAIGKGTPGPLGDSVSGHQAGNGAQVVVRRTRRRTTGVSAFWEEGRAVIAVPARLTLEDEQFWIPHMVARLEADMRARSGGRRRVPESDDALLRRCLDLSARYLGSRAIPESVRWVTNQRGRWGSATSVRKTIRISHHVKGMPEWVLDYVLLHELAHLIHPNHSAAFWAELDGYPHQERAKAFLEGASFASARNLAGMGGNLDDEPELDESDLDEPDSGEPGAPGAVSAGGDGTKWSAELS, encoded by the coding sequence ATGGCAGCACAGAGGGATCCAGCACGCAGGGCAATCGGCAAGGGCACGCCCGGACCGCTTGGCGACTCCGTTTCCGGGCATCAGGCCGGCAACGGCGCACAGGTGGTGGTGCGCCGCACCCGGCGCCGCACCACGGGTGTCTCGGCTTTTTGGGAGGAGGGCCGGGCCGTCATTGCGGTTCCCGCGCGGCTGACCCTTGAGGATGAGCAATTCTGGATTCCGCACATGGTGGCCCGCTTGGAGGCGGACATGCGGGCCCGATCCGGTGGCCGGCGGCGCGTTCCCGAGAGCGACGACGCCCTGCTCCGGCGGTGCCTGGACCTCTCGGCACGGTATTTGGGCTCCCGGGCCATCCCGGAGTCCGTGCGGTGGGTCACCAACCAGCGGGGGAGGTGGGGATCGGCCACGAGCGTCCGCAAGACGATCCGGATTTCACACCACGTCAAGGGCATGCCCGAATGGGTGCTGGACTACGTGCTGCTGCACGAACTGGCCCACCTGATCCACCCCAACCACAGCGCGGCATTTTGGGCCGAACTCGACGGCTATCCACACCAGGAACGGGCCAAGGCATTCCTGGAGGGGGCGTCGTTCGCCTCGGCCCGCAACCTTGCCGGCATGGGCGGGAACCTCGACGACGAACCCGAACTCGACGAATCGGACCTGGATGAGCCCGATTCCGGCGAACCCGGAGCCCCCGGCGCTGTGAGCGCCGGGGGCGACGGCACGAAATGGTCCGCGGAGTTGTCTTAG
- a CDS encoding YlbL family protein codes for MSQEHQPVAAPPKVARDGRVSLMTVSGVIAVVLAIAALTIPVPYVVESPGPAINTIGTMNNQPVITVAGHPSFPATAGSLDLTTVHLTGGLPDSQINIFQALQAWLSPSNSLYPAELIYAPGISQDAVNSENSAAMTGSQENATAAAFKALNIDFKTALAIASIPDDGASAGILKPDDVLLTLDGKAVTGLPMIQAELAAGKGKPVELSVLRAGANKTVTVTPKAGTDGKFLLGISLQDKFTFPFDVTISLSNIGGPSAGMIFALGIMDTLTPGNLTGGKDFAGTGTIDPDGNVGAIGGIAQKMIGARDNGANYFLAPSANCSDVVGHVPNGLQVIKVATLKEAYDAVQLVGSGKDSSSLPTCK; via the coding sequence TTGAGCCAGGAGCACCAACCCGTGGCGGCGCCGCCAAAAGTTGCCAGGGACGGGCGCGTTTCGCTGATGACCGTCTCCGGCGTCATCGCCGTGGTGCTGGCCATTGCCGCCCTGACCATCCCGGTCCCATACGTTGTCGAGTCCCCGGGCCCCGCCATCAACACGATCGGCACCATGAACAACCAGCCGGTCATCACGGTGGCCGGCCATCCAAGCTTCCCGGCCACCGCCGGCAGCCTCGACCTGACCACGGTTCACCTCACGGGTGGCCTGCCGGACAGCCAGATCAACATTTTCCAGGCCCTGCAGGCGTGGCTTTCGCCGTCGAACTCGCTCTACCCGGCCGAGCTCATCTACGCCCCCGGCATCAGCCAGGACGCCGTCAACAGCGAAAATTCCGCGGCCATGACCGGCTCCCAGGAGAACGCGACGGCCGCGGCGTTCAAGGCCCTGAACATTGATTTCAAGACGGCGCTGGCCATCGCCTCCATTCCCGACGACGGCGCCTCCGCCGGCATCCTCAAGCCCGACGACGTCCTGCTCACCCTTGACGGGAAGGCCGTCACGGGGCTGCCCATGATCCAGGCCGAACTGGCCGCGGGCAAGGGCAAGCCGGTGGAACTGTCGGTGCTCCGGGCCGGCGCCAACAAGACCGTCACCGTCACACCGAAGGCGGGCACCGACGGGAAATTCCTGCTGGGCATCTCGCTGCAGGACAAATTCACCTTCCCCTTTGACGTAACCATTTCGCTGAGCAACATTGGCGGTCCCAGCGCCGGCATGATCTTCGCCCTGGGCATCATGGACACCCTCACGCCCGGCAACCTGACCGGGGGCAAGGACTTCGCCGGCACCGGCACCATCGATCCGGACGGCAACGTTGGCGCCATCGGCGGCATCGCCCAAAAGATGATCGGCGCCCGGGACAACGGGGCCAACTACTTCCTGGCGCCGTCGGCAAACTGCAGCGACGTCGTCGGGCACGTCCCAAACGGGCTTCAGGTGATTAAAGTCGCTACGCTGAAGGAAGCCTACGACGCCGTACAGCTCGTGGGCTCGGGCAAGGACTCCTCGTCGCTGCCTACCTGTAAGTAA